The Hyperolius riggenbachi isolate aHypRig1 chromosome 3, aHypRig1.pri, whole genome shotgun sequence genome window below encodes:
- the LOC137562362 gene encoding uncharacterized protein produces the protein MVCRVGAEKGFDKRKAIQNHLLLTYSKIFVCTMLVSNYDGLHDLFEKRRVVETLREELWQQFRARHSITQIQRRWSDMKRRDRRFLRQVRDEHVPNANMPPQRHRGGPRQEPSQSEESPEQPPPLDLGDQANQAQEEGAGPPDLVPEAPDAPQQQVPQPAQAAAPPRPRPNRRAEVQGLLRQLGQIVGSLQEALQHPDVLP, from the exons ATGGTCTGCAGAGTTGGTGCTGAGAAGGGCTTCGACAAAAGAAAAGCCATACAGAACCACCTGCTGCTCACTTATAGCaagatatttgtatgt ACAATGCTGGTCTCAAATTATGATGGTCTACATGACCTTTTTGAGAAGCGGCGGGTCGTGGAGACCTTGAGGGAGGAGTTGTGGCAGCAGTTCCGGGCACGCCACTCCATCACCCAAATCCAGCGGAGGTGGTCTGATATGAAGCGGAGGGACCGGAGATTTCTCCGACAAGTGAGGGATGAGCATGTGCCTA ATGCCAATATGCCACCCCAGCGACACCGGGGTGGACCAAGGCAGGAGCCATCCCAGTCGGAGGAGTCTCCGGAACAACCACCTCCATTGGATTTGGGTGATCAGGCAAACCAGGCTCAGGAGGAGGGTGCCGGACCACCAGACTTGGTCCCTGAGGCCCCAGATGCTCCACAGCAGCAGGTCCCCCAGCCAGCACAAGCTGCTGCACCTCCTCGACCAAGACCCAACA GACGTGCGGAAGTGCAGGGCTTGCTGCGCCAGCTCGGCCAAATTGTGGGGTCTCTTCAAGAGGCCCTACAACATCCTGATGTGTTGCcttaa